A genomic region of Salinibacter pepae contains the following coding sequences:
- a CDS encoding pseudouridine synthase, whose product MAPESSDREGMRINKYIAHAGVCSRRDADDLVEQGRVHIDGERVDQHGTRVREGQTVTVDGEEVYPLEFEYLLLNKPKDTISTTDDPKDRRTVLDAIGVPADNPSGLFPVGRLDRNTTGVLLVSNDGDLAHRLMHPRYEIPKIYYVRLQDDVKPHQLDQLTRGVELTDGAAAADQVAYLDPQRKTDIALELHEGRNRQIRRMMEALGHNIVQLERAKYATLTTGRLQRGEWRRLEPEEVRELYQRVDLQ is encoded by the coding sequence ATGGCCCCCGAGTCCTCCGACCGAGAAGGCATGCGGATCAACAAATACATTGCGCATGCGGGGGTCTGCTCGCGTCGGGACGCGGACGATTTGGTGGAGCAGGGACGGGTGCACATTGATGGGGAGCGGGTGGACCAGCACGGCACCCGTGTGCGGGAGGGACAGACCGTGACGGTGGACGGGGAGGAGGTGTACCCGCTCGAATTTGAGTATCTCCTACTCAACAAGCCGAAGGACACGATAAGTACCACCGACGACCCGAAGGACCGCCGAACGGTTCTTGACGCAATCGGCGTTCCGGCGGACAACCCGTCCGGCCTCTTTCCGGTAGGGCGTCTCGACCGCAATACGACCGGGGTGCTTCTGGTCAGCAACGATGGGGACCTCGCCCATCGCCTCATGCATCCCCGATACGAGATTCCCAAGATCTACTACGTCCGGCTGCAGGACGACGTTAAGCCCCATCAGCTCGACCAGCTGACGCGGGGCGTGGAGCTGACCGACGGAGCGGCGGCGGCCGATCAGGTCGCGTACCTCGACCCGCAACGCAAAACCGACATTGCGCTCGAGCTGCACGAGGGCCGGAACCGGCAAATCCGTCGCATGATGGAGGCGCTCGGGCACAACATTGTGCAGCTGGAGCGGGCGAAGTACGCCACGCTCACCACCGGCCGCCTCCAGCGTGGCGAGTGGCGCCGGCTAGAACCGGAGGAAGTTCGCGAGCTCTATCAACGTGTTGATCTTCAATAA
- the scpB gene encoding SMC-Scp complex subunit ScpB codes for MPDDASPEPPEAPAHSPDRPAKADDHTLVEAAEAILFAADEPVSAARIARIVADVTGRSEPSEDDVAAALDRLNTTYEEHDRAFEVKSWAGGYRMVTRASLSPYAKTFYVEEQETTLSRSLMETLAVIAYRQPVTRPEVDFVRGVNSDYAIRKLLEMDLVSVEGRAESVGRPLLYGTTDRFLEQFGLDALDALPTLREVEDLLDDPAFDDERAKLLQLDREEGISVDMLDAENGDSPDERPPE; via the coding sequence ATGCCCGACGATGCGTCTCCAGAACCACCGGAGGCCCCGGCGCACAGCCCCGACCGCCCGGCCAAGGCGGACGATCATACGCTCGTAGAGGCCGCGGAGGCGATCCTGTTCGCCGCCGATGAGCCTGTGTCGGCCGCCCGCATCGCGAGGATTGTCGCCGACGTGACGGGGCGCTCAGAGCCATCCGAGGACGACGTCGCCGCGGCCCTCGACCGGCTCAACACCACGTACGAGGAGCACGACCGGGCCTTCGAGGTGAAATCCTGGGCGGGCGGATATCGGATGGTGACCCGGGCGTCCCTCTCACCCTACGCCAAGACCTTTTACGTCGAGGAGCAGGAGACCACCCTCTCGCGTTCCTTGATGGAAACCCTGGCGGTGATTGCCTACCGTCAGCCGGTCACCCGGCCGGAGGTCGACTTTGTGCGCGGCGTCAACTCGGACTACGCGATTCGGAAGCTGCTGGAGATGGACCTGGTGAGCGTCGAGGGCCGGGCGGAGTCAGTCGGGCGCCCCCTGCTCTACGGCACCACCGACCGCTTTCTCGAGCAGTTCGGTCTGGACGCCCTGGACGCCCTGCCGACCCTACGAGAGGTGGAAGACCTGCTCGACGACCCGGCCTTCGACGACGAGCGGGCCAAGCTCCTCCAACTCGATCGGGAGGAGGGCATTTCAGTCGACATGCTGGACGCCGAAAATGGCGACTCCCCCGACGAGCGCCCGCCCGAGTAG
- a CDS encoding BrxA/BrxB family bacilliredoxin produces MPYPKQMVEPMRKELTQLGVEELRTPDEVDAAFDQAEDETMLLVINSVCGCAAGNARPAVAKAKDATDHHPDRYLTVFAGQDLEATERAREYLAGIPPSSPFFALFRDGQPVYVVERKHIEGRNAEVIARDLVEAFEAYCGDEEPPADAPSRPDPSSSGDGLPSTFQSIT; encoded by the coding sequence ATGCCGTACCCCAAGCAGATGGTTGAGCCGATGCGCAAGGAATTGACCCAGCTCGGCGTCGAGGAATTGCGTACGCCCGACGAGGTCGATGCCGCTTTCGATCAGGCGGAAGACGAAACGATGCTGCTCGTGATCAACTCGGTTTGCGGCTGCGCCGCGGGCAATGCACGCCCGGCCGTGGCCAAGGCGAAAGACGCGACCGATCACCATCCGGACCGTTACCTCACGGTGTTCGCCGGGCAGGATCTCGAGGCCACGGAGCGGGCCCGAGAATATCTTGCCGGCATCCCGCCTTCTTCGCCCTTCTTCGCCCTCTTCCGAGACGGCCAGCCCGTGTACGTGGTGGAGCGGAAGCACATTGAGGGGCGGAATGCCGAGGTGATCGCTCGGGATCTCGTGGAGGCATTTGAGGCGTACTGTGGCGACGAGGAGCCCCCTGCCGACGCCCCCTCGCGTCCCGACCCCTCAAGTTCGGGGGACGGACTTCCGTCTACCTTTCAGTCCATCACGTAG
- a CDS encoding HAD-IIA family hydrolase, which translates to MADEQDTTHAWLLDMDGVLVHEEVVLPGAQEFIERLREKELPFLVLTNNSIYTRRDLSARLARAGLDVPEAKIWTSAVATAQFLSNQAPEASAYAVGEAGLTTALHEVGYTLTDADPDFVVLGETRTYSFQHITAAVRLIEQGARFIATNPDVTGPSPDGPLPATGSVAALIREATGQKPYFVGKPNPIMIRSALNQIEAHSATTAMAGDRMDTDVMAGMEAGLTTHLVLSGSTRREEISDFAYRPNNVVESISELIERV; encoded by the coding sequence ATGGCAGACGAGCAGGACACAACGCACGCATGGCTTCTCGACATGGACGGCGTACTGGTGCATGAGGAGGTCGTCCTCCCCGGGGCCCAGGAGTTTATCGAGCGCCTTCGGGAAAAAGAGCTGCCCTTTCTCGTGCTCACCAACAATTCCATCTATACCCGGCGCGACCTATCGGCCCGGCTCGCCCGTGCCGGACTGGACGTGCCGGAGGCGAAGATCTGGACCTCGGCCGTGGCCACCGCGCAGTTTCTCTCCAACCAGGCCCCCGAGGCATCGGCGTACGCCGTGGGGGAGGCTGGGCTTACCACGGCGCTTCACGAGGTAGGCTACACGCTCACGGATGCCGACCCCGATTTTGTGGTCCTGGGCGAGACCCGTACGTATTCGTTCCAACACATCACGGCGGCCGTGCGGCTCATTGAGCAGGGGGCACGTTTCATCGCCACGAACCCGGATGTCACGGGCCCGTCGCCGGACGGGCCGCTCCCGGCCACCGGCTCCGTGGCGGCCCTCATCCGCGAGGCCACCGGCCAGAAGCCGTACTTTGTTGGCAAGCCCAACCCGATCATGATCCGGAGTGCGTTGAACCAAATCGAGGCGCACTCGGCGACCACGGCCATGGCGGGCGACCGCATGGATACGGACGTCATGGCCGGCATGGAGGCCGGCCTGACCACTCATCTTGTGCTGTCCGGCTCGACGCGGCGAGAAGAGATTTCGGACTTCGCCTACCGTCCGAACAACGTGGTCGAGTCGATATCAGAGCTAATTGAACGCGTGTGA